The Bacteroidota bacterium genome window below encodes:
- a CDS encoding ABC-F family ATP-binding cassette domain-containing protein, whose product MHIKLNNISYSYANNEPLFTYISFAVSYNKTALIGDNGTGKSTLLKIISGEIIPNEGSVISEGSIVMLPQDFSIYNNQTVAEVLSIKEKLSSLENILVGNSTQFDYEILNEEWDLPERIKDIFCEAKLEEINLERRFDTLSGGEKSRLLFASLLLNKPDFALLDEPTNHLDTDSRNILYSLIKNYRRGLLIVSHDRELLNLMDEINELSPKGMKTYGGNYDFYKEQKQIEREAALNTFEALNQQHKKSIKEKNAALEKQAKRAAAGKKKMKTGGIPKIAKNYLQDNSMKTLTRLKDSHSEKIETINSKLIAAKEKLENSNSLMIDLNSSEIPSQKMILEVKDLNFKFGDSENFLWKENINFSISGSERWSIAGINGCGKSVLLQLILGKFHTSEGEIKLHSKNTVFLDQNVEILDSELSVYENLKNYSDKFSEEKIPEHELRIRLARFLFRGEDAFKKVKVLSGGEKIRAGLACIMASGTMPELLILDEPSNNLDLKSLEELTGTLNSYKGALLVVSHDKRFLNEIQIEKQLVISRTEKHKQIFY is encoded by the coding sequence ATGCATATTAAATTAAATAATATTTCGTATTCCTATGCGAATAACGAACCCTTGTTTACATATATAAGTTTTGCAGTCTCTTATAATAAAACAGCTTTGATTGGAGACAACGGAACGGGAAAATCCACTCTGCTAAAAATTATCTCTGGAGAAATAATTCCCAATGAAGGCAGCGTTATAAGCGAAGGCAGTATTGTAATGTTACCGCAGGATTTTTCTATTTATAATAACCAAACTGTTGCGGAAGTTCTTTCTATTAAAGAAAAATTATCTTCACTTGAAAATATCTTAGTGGGAAACTCAACCCAATTTGATTATGAAATATTAAACGAGGAATGGGATTTGCCCGAAAGAATAAAAGATATTTTCTGTGAAGCAAAACTTGAAGAAATAAATCTTGAAAGAAGATTTGATACTTTAAGCGGCGGCGAAAAGTCGCGCCTGCTTTTCGCTTCACTTCTGTTAAACAAGCCTGACTTTGCTTTGCTTGATGAACCGACAAATCATTTAGATACTGATTCAAGAAATATATTATACTCACTTATAAAAAATTATAGACGGGGACTGCTTATAGTCAGCCACGACAGAGAGCTTTTAAATCTTATGGATGAAATTAATGAGCTTTCACCGAAGGGAATGAAAACTTACGGAGGAAATTATGATTTCTATAAAGAACAGAAGCAAATTGAGAGAGAAGCAGCGCTGAACACTTTTGAGGCTTTAAATCAGCAGCATAAAAAATCAATAAAGGAAAAAAATGCAGCGCTCGAAAAGCAGGCAAAGAGAGCTGCAGCGGGAAAGAAAAAAATGAAAACCGGCGGCATTCCAAAAATTGCGAAAAATTATCTGCAGGATAATTCAATGAAAACTCTTACGAGGTTAAAAGATTCTCACTCTGAAAAAATTGAAACAATAAACTCCAAGCTCATCGCTGCAAAAGAAAAACTTGAAAACTCAAACTCATTAATGATTGATTTGAATTCATCTGAAATCCCTTCGCAAAAAATGATACTGGAAGTTAAAGATTTGAATTTTAAATTCGGCGATTCTGAAAATTTTCTCTGGAAGGAAAATATAAACTTCTCTATATCGGGCTCTGAAAGATGGAGCATTGCAGGGATAAACGGCTGCGGTAAATCAGTTCTTTTGCAATTAATATTGGGGAAGTTTCATACTTCAGAAGGAGAAATAAAACTCCACTCCAAAAACACAGTATTTCTTGACCAGAATGTAGAAATACTTGATAGCGAACTCTCCGTTTATGAAAATTTAAAAAATTATTCAGATAAATTTTCTGAGGAAAAAATTCCCGAGCACGAACTAAGAATCCGTCTCGCAAGATTTTTGTTCAGAGGTGAAGATGCTTTTAAAAAGGTAAAAGTGTTAAGCGGAGGGGAGAAAATAAGGGCAGGACTTGCATGTATAATGGCGAGCGGAACCATGCCGGAGCTGCTTATTCTTGATGAGCCATCCAATAATCTGGATTTAAAAAGTCTGGAAGAATTAACCGGAACTTTAAATAGTTATAAGGGAGCTTTATTGGTAGTTTCGCATGATAAACGGTTCTTAAACGAGATACAAATTGAGAAACAACTGGTCATTTCGCGAACTGAAAAACACAAACAGATATTTTATTAA
- a CDS encoding zinc-dependent metalloprotease, whose amino-acid sequence MKKILRVLPIIILLVSVGVFTGLTEFSKESKTIDTFSNPARTGTLIANNQNHINFKTVSLFGSTANRNSSNDFAKKSISLMLDKNVLHSLLASNEKSISFIIPTGDALPLELQLVEQKIFSDGISFYEKNGTGERKVEVSTGKSYSGIIKGKEHSIASISIFNDFVMGVICDETGNYVLGSVKENNSYTDNYILYNDNDLKVLNKFKCGVEGNEEKYTRHTSNNTTGETPSNFDGTRAPARIYFEADYRMFLDNGSNSTTLINFIQGMFASVQTIYNNELIPLQISQVKWWIQSDPYANMTDMQTILTTFGSNSRDNFSGSLAQLLTTRDVGGGIAWINVLCQQYVQSEQFGRFSFCAIENDYNNYPTYSWTVNVVAHELGHNFGSMHTQACVWPINSFALGAIDSCYQSEGGCYSGTRPNYNGTIMSYCHLNGAIRLALGFGPLPGDTIRLGYALASCLNGIVNSSERPVTFGLKQNFPNPFNPTTTITFLVPEDAIVSLKVYDISGKEVAVLVNNSSYATGFHNVNFNTSIYNLPSGPYFYKMTASPLSGGNTFTQVKKMVLIK is encoded by the coding sequence ATGAAAAAAATTTTACGGGTTCTCCCTATAATAATTCTTTTAGTATCTGTGGGGGTTTTTACAGGGCTGACGGAATTCAGCAAAGAAAGTAAGACTATAGATACTTTTAGCAATCCTGCAAGAACGGGTACTTTAATTGCTAATAACCAAAACCACATAAACTTTAAAACAGTCAGTTTATTCGGGAGCACGGCAAACAGAAACAGTTCAAATGACTTTGCAAAAAAATCGATATCTTTAATGCTCGATAAAAATGTATTACATAGTCTTCTTGCATCAAATGAAAAATCAATTTCATTCATAATTCCTACAGGCGATGCGCTTCCGTTAGAGCTGCAGCTTGTTGAACAGAAAATCTTTTCAGATGGTATTTCATTCTATGAAAAAAACGGTACAGGTGAAAGAAAAGTTGAAGTTTCGACAGGAAAATCTTATTCAGGGATTATAAAAGGAAAAGAACACTCAATTGCCTCGATAAGTATTTTTAATGATTTCGTAATGGGAGTAATCTGCGATGAGACCGGAAATTATGTGCTTGGCTCAGTAAAAGAAAACAACAGCTATACTGATAACTATATCCTTTATAACGATAATGATTTAAAAGTATTAAATAAATTTAAATGCGGAGTAGAAGGTAACGAAGAAAAATATACACGTCATACTTCAAACAATACAACGGGAGAAACTCCATCCAATTTTGACGGAACACGCGCTCCCGCAAGAATTTATTTTGAAGCGGATTACAGAATGTTTTTAGATAACGGTTCAAACTCAACCACTCTTATTAATTTCATACAGGGAATGTTCGCATCTGTACAGACTATTTATAATAATGAACTTATTCCGCTTCAGATTTCCCAGGTAAAATGGTGGATACAATCAGACCCCTATGCTAATATGACTGATATGCAGACCATTCTGACAACATTCGGTTCTAACTCTCGGGATAATTTTTCCGGAAGCCTTGCACAGCTTTTAACAACAAGAGATGTCGGCGGCGGTATTGCATGGATAAATGTTTTATGCCAGCAATATGTCCAGTCAGAGCAGTTCGGCAGGTTTTCTTTTTGCGCAATTGAAAATGATTATAATAATTACCCAACATACTCATGGACAGTAAATGTTGTAGCTCACGAGCTCGGACATAATTTTGGTTCAATGCATACACAGGCATGCGTATGGCCTATTAATTCTTTTGCTTTAGGTGCAATTGATTCATGTTATCAGTCAGAGGGTGGTTGTTATTCAGGTACTCGACCGAATTATAACGGAACTATAATGAGTTATTGCCATCTTAACGGTGCTATAAGGCTGGCATTAGGTTTTGGTCCTTTGCCGGGAGATACCATAAGGTTAGGGTATGCTCTTGCAAGCTGTCTCAACGGCATTGTGAACTCATCTGAACGCCCGGTAACATTCGGATTAAAACAAAATTTTCCTAATCCGTTTAACCCGACTACAACAATAACTTTTTTAGTTCCTGAAGATGCCATTGTATCTTTGAAGGTTTATGATATTTCCGGAAAAGAAGTGGCAGTGCTTGTTAATAATAGCAGCTATGCAACAGGTTTCCACAATGTAAATTTCAATACATCAATTTATAATCTGCCTTCGGGTCCGTATTTCTACAAAATGACAGCATCACCATTAAGCGGCGGGAATACTTTTACTCAGGTAAAGAAAATGGTTTTAATAAAATAA
- a CDS encoding Rieske 2Fe-2S domain-containing protein — MENEKKTCDTSRRDFLKKSFTGVILGTMAASCINVDKLLAAADTYEVASGGAPKTFSLSDYPDLGSKGGYAMVTSKVIVINKGNNKFTALDMTCTHKKQQVEFDGTKFTCPGHGSEFDKSGKVTEGPATKNLKSYKVDYSADNNSITVNM, encoded by the coding sequence ATGGAGAACGAGAAAAAAACATGTGACACCTCCAGGAGGGATTTTTTAAAAAAATCTTTTACGGGAGTTATTCTCGGCACTATGGCTGCAAGCTGCATCAATGTAGATAAGCTTCTGGCTGCTGCCGATACTTACGAAGTTGCCTCAGGCGGAGCGCCAAAGACGTTCAGCTTATCCGATTACCCTGATCTCGGAAGCAAAGGCGGCTATGCAATGGTAACAAGTAAAGTCATAGTTATAAACAAAGGCAATAATAAATTTACTGCGCTGGATATGACATGCACTCACAAAAAACAGCAGGTAGAGTTCGATGGTACTAAATTCACTTGTCCCGGACATGGTTCCGAGTTTGACAAGAGCGGAAAAGTTACCGAAGGACCTGCTACAAAAAATCTTAAAAGCTATAAGGTTGATTACAGTGCCGATAACAATTCCATAACGGTAAATATGTAA
- a CDS encoding cytochrome c — MKNRKTLIIIAAVSIISLAGFLTVRNSKLQELGVGPVKELKLSSTIDERLVTHGKEIFDAKCSMCHMMNQCKVGPLMQGVTKRRKPEYIMNMILNPVEMTKSNATAEDLMQKYGMQMPLQNLSQDEARALLEYFRSYDK, encoded by the coding sequence ATGAAGAACAGAAAAACATTAATAATAATAGCAGCGGTATCGATAATATCACTTGCAGGATTTTTAACGGTAAGAAATTCCAAACTGCAGGAGCTCGGCGTAGGTCCCGTGAAAGAATTAAAACTAAGCAGTACAATTGATGAAAGACTTGTGACTCATGGCAAAGAAATATTTGATGCAAAGTGCAGCATGTGCCATATGATGAATCAATGCAAAGTGGGTCCGCTGATGCAGGGAGTAACGAAGAGAAGAAAACCTGAATATATAATGAATATGATTTTGAATCCTGTAGAAATGACTAAGAGTAATGCAACTGCCGAAGACCTGATGCAGAAATACGGAATGCAGATGCCTTTGCAGAACTTATCACAGGATGAAGCCCGCGCATTGCTGGAGTATTTCAGAAGTTATGATAAGTAG
- the ric gene encoding iron-sulfur cluster repair di-iron protein, producing MNITPETSLGEIVKNNFRAIRVLEKYNLDYCCGGKKLFSNICTEKGLNAEEITNELAKVENEYVSDKFNFWPMSFLCEYIKVNHHDYLRRVFPVISQHIDKVVNAHGDRFDYLPQLKEVFGKIREELLSHMEKEERVLFPYISSMDKTYNSVSFPPFGNVETPISVLIREHEEAGGDIEILKQITNNFTPPENACTTFRVTFNELDEFYKDLKIHIHLENNILFPKAIEIESGIRN from the coding sequence ATGAACATCACACCTGAAACATCACTCGGAGAAATTGTAAAGAACAACTTCAGGGCAATAAGAGTCCTTGAAAAATATAATCTTGATTACTGCTGCGGAGGAAAGAAATTGTTTTCAAACATCTGCACTGAAAAAGGACTGAATGCAGAGGAAATCACTAATGAACTTGCCAAGGTTGAAAACGAATACGTAAGCGATAAATTCAATTTCTGGCCGATGTCATTTTTATGCGAGTACATAAAAGTAAATCATCACGATTATTTAAGAAGAGTTTTCCCTGTAATATCACAGCATATAGATAAAGTTGTTAACGCTCACGGAGACAGGTTTGATTATCTGCCTCAGCTAAAAGAAGTGTTTGGAAAAATCCGGGAAGAGCTTTTATCTCACATGGAAAAAGAAGAGAGAGTTTTGTTTCCATATATTTCAAGCATGGATAAAACATACAATAGCGTTTCGTTTCCTCCTTTCGGAAATGTAGAAACACCCATAAGCGTATTGATAAGAGAGCACGAAGAAGCAGGCGGAGATATTGAGATACTGAAACAGATTACCAACAACTTCACTCCGCCTGAAAATGCATGCACTACATTCAGAGTAACGTTCAACGAGCTGGATGAGTTTTACAAGGATTTGAAAATCCATATTCACCTTGAAAACAACATCCTCTTCCCAAAGGCAATTGAAATAGAAAGCGGAATCAGAAATTAA
- a CDS encoding RNA polymerase sigma factor codes for MENIKQKNAASDITDEEVIKEILSGNKNAYEIIMRRYNQRLFRIGRSFINDDDEVQDVLQASYIKAYENLQKFEHRSAFPTWLTRIVINESMARNIKNKKSNLYSSAGEDESRMLSLISKDMNPEEKASNNELKEALEKVIDNLPLKYRTVFVMREIEKMSIAETSECLKLTEGNVKVRLNRAKEILRKNLINVYKENEVFSFLGSRCDRIVSNVLSRI; via the coding sequence GTGGAAAACATTAAACAAAAAAATGCTGCGTCAGATATAACTGATGAGGAAGTGATAAAAGAAATTTTAAGCGGCAATAAGAATGCCTATGAAATTATAATGCGCAGGTATAATCAGAGGCTCTTCAGAATAGGCAGGTCGTTTATTAATGATGATGACGAAGTGCAGGATGTATTGCAGGCATCATATATAAAGGCATACGAAAATCTGCAAAAGTTTGAACATCGCTCGGCATTCCCGACGTGGCTTACAAGAATAGTAATTAACGAATCCATGGCAAGAAATATTAAAAATAAAAAATCAAATTTATACAGCTCAGCCGGAGAGGATGAGAGCAGAATGCTCTCGCTGATATCTAAGGATATGAATCCCGAAGAGAAAGCCTCCAACAACGAGCTTAAGGAAGCGCTTGAGAAAGTTATAGATAATCTTCCTCTGAAATACAGAACTGTTTTTGTAATGAGAGAGATTGAAAAAATGAGTATTGCTGAAACAAGTGAATGCCTGAAACTGACCGAAGGAAACGTGAAAGTACGGCTGAACAGGGCAAAAGAAATTCTGAGAAAAAACCTTATCAATGTTTACAAAGAAAATGAAGTGTTCAGTTTTCTCGGCTCCCGCTGTGATAGAATTGTATCTAATGTGCTTAGCAGGATATGA
- a CDS encoding Crp/Fnr family transcriptional regulator: MGKSVDNSVLKKIFLFTEMNDDDLEKIKSFVSKKKFGKGDIIFFESEMYGGPYVVLEGAVKIYKVSKEGREQILHLIYPFNSFAEVPMFEKFTDDTREYTYPANAMVMEDFTEILYIPAERLYQFFKNDISICLKMLASLAKKNRQLNFQIENLTLKDVVKRVAGFLLAEHKKTGKESFEVDISRYDMASLLGTIPETLSRTLKKLQDENLVEVSGKSFTIKNIEKLKKMAE, translated from the coding sequence ATGGGTAAATCAGTTGATAACTCTGTTCTGAAAAAAATATTTCTTTTCACAGAAATGAACGATGACGACCTCGAAAAAATAAAATCGTTCGTCAGCAAAAAAAAATTCGGCAAGGGAGATATAATTTTTTTTGAATCTGAAATGTATGGCGGACCCTATGTTGTTCTGGAAGGCGCAGTGAAAATTTATAAGGTCTCAAAAGAGGGACGCGAGCAAATTCTTCACCTCATTTATCCTTTTAATTCATTCGCAGAAGTTCCGATGTTTGAAAAATTTACTGATGATACCCGGGAATACACATACCCTGCAAATGCAATGGTAATGGAAGATTTCACCGAAATACTTTATATACCCGCCGAACGCCTCTATCAGTTTTTTAAAAACGATATAAGTATATGTCTGAAGATGCTTGCCAGTCTTGCGAAGAAGAACAGACAGCTGAATTTTCAGATTGAAAATCTTACCTTAAAGGATGTTGTTAAGCGTGTTGCAGGATTTCTATTAGCCGAACACAAAAAGACCGGCAAAGAAAGTTTTGAAGTCGATATCAGCCGTTACGATATGGCATCACTGCTCGGCACAATTCCCGAAACACTATCCCGCACATTAAAGAAGCTTCAGGATGAAAATCTTGTTGAAGTCTCCGGAAAATCTTTTACTATAAAGAATATAGAGAAGCTGAAGAAGATGGCGGAGTGA
- a CDS encoding SemiSWEET transporter, whose product MDHTFITILGFVAAFFTTFALLPQGLRAIKTKHTKDLSLPMIVMMEVGIILWLVYGIIIADMPLVFANGIGTIFATINLIMKLRYG is encoded by the coding sequence TTGGACCATACCTTCATAACCATACTCGGCTTTGTAGCCGCATTTTTTACAACGTTCGCCCTGCTTCCGCAGGGGCTTCGCGCTATAAAAACCAAGCACACAAAAGACCTTTCGCTGCCAATGATTGTAATGATGGAAGTAGGAATCATTCTCTGGCTTGTTTACGGAATCATCATCGCCGATATGCCGCTTGTCTTTGCTAACGGTATCGGAACAATCTTCGCAACCATCAACCTAATAATGAAGCTCCGCTATGGGTAA
- a CDS encoding glycine--tRNA ligase translates to MANNSKNDVMEKIVSLAKRKGFVFQSSEIYGGLNGCYDYGPLGVELLRNIKEAWWKEMTLREDVEGLDASILMHPKTWEASGHVENFTDPLVDCKECKARFRADQLDDVECGNKGYKGRKASKCHAEGKFTEARNFNMMFKTFIGPLEESSNAIYIRPETAQGIYLNFLNVRESARQKLPFGIAQVGKAFRNEINTKNFLFRTREFEQMEMQFFVKPGEDEKWFDYWKELRYNWFIKYGLKKEKMKFLSPDKLAHYAKAAADIEYEFPFGWGEIEGIHNRTDFDLKRHTEFSGKKMEYYDDQTKERFIPYVIETSAGASRSFMAFLVDAYEEQELKKENSDGTTSSETRVVLHLHPALAPIKAAIFPLVNRDGMPELAHKITAELRKNFNVFYDESGAVGRRYRRQDENGTPFCITVDTESLENNTVTIRERDSMEQIRIPIDQIRNYLINKVLI, encoded by the coding sequence ATGGCTAATAATTCCAAAAACGATGTTATGGAGAAAATTGTTTCGTTGGCTAAACGAAAAGGATTTGTCTTCCAGTCTTCGGAAATTTATGGGGGACTGAACGGCTGCTACGATTACGGTCCGCTTGGCGTTGAACTGCTTCGCAATATTAAAGAAGCATGGTGGAAAGAAATGACTCTTCGCGAAGATGTCGAAGGTCTCGATGCTTCTATCCTTATGCACCCAAAAACATGGGAAGCTTCCGGTCACGTTGAAAATTTCACTGACCCGCTTGTTGACTGCAAAGAATGCAAAGCACGCTTCCGCGCTGACCAGCTTGATGACGTTGAATGCGGCAACAAAGGATATAAAGGAAGAAAAGCCAGCAAGTGCCATGCAGAAGGAAAGTTTACCGAAGCAAGAAATTTTAATATGATGTTCAAGACCTTCATCGGTCCTCTGGAAGAATCTTCAAACGCAATTTATATAAGACCTGAAACTGCACAGGGAATTTACCTTAACTTCCTTAACGTTAGAGAATCTGCAAGGCAGAAGCTTCCTTTCGGAATTGCCCAGGTCGGTAAAGCTTTCAGAAACGAAATTAATACAAAGAATTTTTTATTCCGCACACGCGAGTTTGAACAAATGGAAATGCAGTTCTTTGTTAAGCCGGGCGAAGATGAAAAATGGTTCGATTACTGGAAAGAACTTCGTTATAACTGGTTCATAAAGTACGGATTGAAAAAAGAGAAGATGAAATTTTTATCTCCCGATAAACTTGCTCACTATGCAAAAGCTGCTGCCGATATTGAATATGAATTCCCGTTCGGCTGGGGAGAGATTGAAGGCATTCACAACAGAACTGACTTCGACCTCAAGCGTCATACAGAATTCTCCGGTAAAAAAATGGAGTACTACGATGACCAGACTAAAGAGAGATTTATTCCATATGTAATCGAAACTTCAGCAGGCGCATCAAGAAGCTTTATGGCTTTTCTTGTTGATGCCTACGAAGAGCAGGAACTGAAGAAAGAAAACTCTGACGGAACGACGAGCTCGGAAACAAGAGTTGTTCTTCATCTGCATCCGGCACTGGCTCCGATTAAAGCTGCGATTTTTCCATTGGTAAATCGCGACGGAATGCCTGAGCTTGCTCATAAAATAACAGCTGAGTTACGAAAGAATTTCAATGTGTTCTATGATGAATCCGGTGCAGTCGGAAGACGCTACAGAAGGCAGGATGAGAACGGAACTCCATTCTGTATCACTGTTGATACTGAATCATTGGAGAACAACACTGTTACGATTCGTGAACGGGATTCTATGGAGCAAATCAGAATTCCAATTGACCAGATAAGAAATTATTTAATCAATAAAGTATTGATTTAA
- a CDS encoding AraC family transcriptional regulator, whose product MAKFEVKEKKKLNFQLLLDSTSSLLIIYNGKTKKLSAKIAGYRDKKVNLNLPENSYIFLLKFKPEVFYLLTEGKIEKYKNKLTGFTDIKFSDPEIYDNEIIKIITDYFEQRSFNFSLVKNYVIEAIELINESNGSVKTEELAVKAAISVRQFQREFKKVTGFSPKEFSSIVRINSLTSELIKENVSLRDIFFNFGFYDQAHFNKEFKKITGANPSVFESRQKLIKYLNLLK is encoded by the coding sequence ATGGCTAAATTTGAGGTGAAGGAAAAAAAGAAACTGAATTTCCAGCTGCTGCTGGATTCCACATCTTCGCTGCTTATTATTTATAACGGGAAGACAAAAAAGCTCTCGGCAAAAATTGCCGGGTACAGAGATAAGAAGGTGAACCTGAATCTGCCCGAGAACTCTTATATCTTTCTGTTAAAATTTAAACCGGAGGTTTTCTATCTTTTAACTGAAGGAAAAATTGAAAAATACAAAAATAAACTAACCGGGTTTACGGACATAAAATTTTCAGATCCAGAAATTTATGATAATGAAATTATAAAAATTATTACTGATTACTTTGAACAAAGGTCGTTTAATTTTTCTTTAGTAAAAAATTATGTAATAGAAGCCATTGAGTTAATTAATGAAAGTAATGGTTCAGTAAAGACTGAAGAATTAGCAGTGAAGGCAGCGATAAGCGTAAGGCAGTTTCAAAGAGAGTTTAAAAAAGTCACGGGTTTTTCTCCCAAAGAGTTTTCATCCATAGTAAGAATAAACTCGTTAACGAGTGAGCTAATAAAAGAGAATGTTTCGCTAAGAGATATATTTTTTAATTTTGGATTTTATGACCAGGCGCATTTTAATAAGGAGTTTAAAAAAATTACCGGAGCAAATCCTTCCGTGTTCGAATCCCGCCAGAAGCTTATAAAGTATCTGAATTTATTGAAGTGA
- a CDS encoding aspartyl protease family protein codes for MKALFIFLMLNLPLMAQNSAFDKLYDLYSSKKFFKFISQFKETENSLNKNEKDICNVFYYALKNKPTESEKYFLPELIANKEIHDSVKKDLYSTSVINNVWLGNYKKSAEYSEILLKNYAAYIKQKDREDYENSLIIWKALGNLGKQEAVKKSETNIKMKKDIAGLYNLPVVYNNDSIDFVFDTGANFSTITESYASKLDLVITEAKIKVGTITEKKVDASIAYSKSFFMGNMEIKNTVFLVVPDSILSFAGGAYKINGILGFPVMEAMGEMILTRDGNFNVPLDVPESDLNNLVLDSFNPVIEVDYKNNPMAFTFDTGAKSTLLYSPFLNDYEKEVTSQYKLEDIKFSGAGGETKVSGYIIKDTELSVGKSKTSIPKLDLLSVPVRDKEEFFYGNLGQDFISKFDKMVLNFKYMSIDFQSPNP; via the coding sequence ATGAAAGCTCTATTTATTTTTTTAATGTTAAATTTACCATTGATGGCACAAAACAGCGCATTCGATAAGCTGTATGATTTATACAGCAGCAAGAAATTTTTTAAATTCATCTCTCAGTTTAAAGAAACGGAAAACTCTCTCAATAAAAATGAAAAAGATATTTGTAATGTGTTTTATTATGCTCTGAAAAATAAACCGACAGAGTCCGAAAAATATTTTTTACCTGAGCTTATTGCAAATAAAGAAATTCATGATTCAGTTAAAAAAGATTTGTATTCCACAAGTGTTATAAATAATGTATGGCTGGGGAATTATAAAAAATCTGCCGAGTATTCAGAAATTCTTTTGAAAAACTACGCTGCGTATATAAAGCAAAAGGATAGGGAAGATTACGAAAACTCGCTTATAATCTGGAAAGCTTTGGGAAATCTGGGAAAACAGGAGGCCGTGAAAAAATCTGAGACTAATATTAAAATGAAAAAGGATATAGCGGGATTATATAATCTTCCTGTAGTTTATAATAATGATTCAATCGATTTTGTATTCGATACCGGAGCAAATTTTTCCACAATTACAGAAAGCTATGCTTCTAAACTAGATCTGGTAATAACTGAAGCTAAGATAAAAGTCGGTACGATAACTGAGAAAAAAGTTGATGCATCAATTGCATATTCAAAATCATTTTTTATGGGTAACATGGAAATAAAGAATACCGTATTTCTTGTTGTGCCTGATTCAATTTTATCGTTTGCAGGCGGCGCATACAAAATAAACGGAATACTGGGCTTCCCTGTAATGGAAGCCATGGGAGAGATGATACTTACAAGAGACGGTAACTTTAATGTGCCTCTTGATGTACCTGAATCTGATTTAAACAATCTTGTACTGGATTCATTTAATCCCGTTATTGAAGTTGATTACAAAAATAATCCGATGGCATTTACTTTTGATACAGGTGCAAAGAGTACCCTCTTATACTCTCCTTTTTTAAATGATTATGAAAAGGAAGTAACATCACAATATAAACTCGAGGACATAAAATTTTCGGGGGCTGGAGGTGAGACTAAAGTTTCAGGCTACATAATAAAAGATACAGAGCTCTCAGTAGGGAAAAGCAAAACGAGCATACCTAAACTTGATTTACTCTCAGTTCCTGTAAGAGATAAAGAAGAATTTTTTTATGGAAATCTTGGACAGGATTTTATTTCGAAGTTTGACAAAATGGTTCTGAATTTCAAATATATGTCAATTGATTTTCAGTCTCCCAATCCATAA